The following proteins come from a genomic window of Plasmodium cynomolgi strain B DNA, scaffold: 0306, whole genome shotgun sequence:
- a CDS encoding CYIR protein (putative;~vir-type antigen) produces the protein MLLVLKLYMKKKNVVERKKPENASDARAKSVTKESGASQPGARTPAHAKSVEAKPKETVSEEESTKTEAAKEETVEEVTDEEVVIQKSSTLHHEKTLGPPPIERAEYGVHAMSYHTTEPASNAVPLTIADYHYPLGATHEELDSKFLSLHDWNQVYAKKRNKGEIFENNYYEEYEKELAMYDSKETFLDSETDQLYLN, from the exons ATGTTACTTGTATTAAAactttatatgaaaaaaaagaacgttGTT gaaaggaagaaaccaGAAAATGCATCGGATGCAAGAGCGAAATCTGTAACGAAAGAATCTGGGGCGTCACAACCTGGAGCCAGAACACCTGCACATGCAAAATCCGTAGAGGCAAAACCTAAAGAAACAGTATCTGAAGAGGAATCAACTAAAACGGAAGCAGCTAAAGAGGAAACAGTTGAAGAGGTAACAGATGAAGAGGTAGTAATTCAAAAGTCAAGTACTTTGCACCATGAAAAAACTTTAGGTCCACCTCCAATAGAGAGAGCTGAATATGGTGTTCACGCGATGTCATATCATACTACAGAGCCTGCAAGCAACGCAGTTCCTCTGACAATTGCGGATTACCATTATCCATTAGGAGCTACACATGAAGAGTTGgactcaaaatttttatc TCTTCACGATTGGAATCAAgtttacgcaaaaaaaaggaataaaggggaaatatttgaaaataattattacgaAGAGTATGAAAAAGAGTTAGCAATGTATGATTCTAAGGAAACCTTTTTAGATTCTGAAACGGATCAATTATATTTGAATTAG